The Saccharomyces paradoxus chromosome VI, complete sequence genome includes a window with the following:
- the HSP12 gene encoding lipid-binding protein HSP12 (Plasma membrane protein involved in maintaining membrane organization~similar to YFL014W) yields MSDTGRKGFGDKASEALKPDSQKSYAEQGKEYITDKADKVAGKVQPEDNKGVFQGVHDSAEQGKDNAEGQGESLADQARDYMGAAKSKLNDAVEYVSGRVHGEEDPTKK; encoded by the coding sequence ATGTCTGACACAGGTAGAAAAGGATTCGGCGACAAAGCTTCTGAAGCTTTGAAACCAGACTCTCAGAAATCATATGCCGAACAAGGTAAGGAATACATCACTGACAAGGCCGACAAGGTCGCCGGTAAGGTTCAACCAGAAGACAACAAGGGTGTCTTCCAAGGTGTCCACGACTCCGCCGAACAAGGTAAGGATAACGCCGAAGGTCAAGGTGAATCTTTGGCTGACCAAGCTAGAGACTACATGGGAGCCGCCAAGTCCAAGTTGAACGATGCTGTCGAATATGTTTCCGGACGTGTCCACGGTGAAGAAGACCCAACCAAGAAGTAA
- the IES1 gene encoding Ies1p (Subunit of the INO80 chromatin remodeling complex~similar to YFL013C), whose translation MGKRVYDPIHDTFQLREDKPDETKAGSPMHSADSGDNDEASPGSIQSGTETVTTKSVPVIHEIEIDDKNDDDSTQSEEENTNILLNFEPSMVPEATGAGATTGPVTTNTVRRKPKESNSSKYNRHLKKPDGEPFNRKDIQFSFMQELLMDKRQIFTNVLKPLYKNSIVPINIDGDKVSINVTDKEYDARTFVFNDKLTFAQLYVLTIATSIKCSKILRDKLLLDQQVAFSTCVLALLVNIGRLNTTINFYLEMTSQLRTFHSVPVLQLHANDPKLLQDTPRLKSILKNLPWGNEQLSLMENYEKVDKNDGEVDIVNKFNIINMLFSICDSFSLIDKRFLSKYVEIEPKDRATRKAQEQDTVDEQNELKETEGEDEKEEAKAAGAATLFDILDFSKYEPKDRSGILIWLLYIHLETNLSQEEVEESVRSFNGLEDGASCGRFTLRRTERDYDTDPEDELKFGASQRIKRREFMSKMEEGRKRERINATEVKKVNTDDKSEEDDEGEDIKSEETVEETRSLLTPTPILESSSPMILNRKKVTPQLPKVTAAGPTETEEEIVPATIIDKNDLNLTPLKKYNSSATVNKVDKLISLDLNKHVSENGKTQEEFLADLKKSQVPNRLKRRDIGLIKIFNEFEDIPVASVLGIRGKKRKKFKDNLLGFETDFMKNLGASKKVLLNRIEHADIDDEEGTAMFKLE comes from the coding sequence ATGGGGAAGAGAGTATACGATCCAATCCATGATACTTTCCAACTGCGAGAAGACAAACCTGATGAAACAAAAGCAGGTTCTCCAATGCATTCTGCAGATTCTGGagataatgatgaagcATCTCCAGGCTCCATTCAGTCAGGAACCGAGACTGTGACTACCAAAAGCGTTCCAGTTATTCATGAGATTGAAATCGACgataaaaatgatgatgattcCACGCaaagtgaagaagaaaataccaACATCCTGCTCAACTTTGAACCTTCTATGGTGCCTGAAGCAACAGGAGCGGGAGCGACAACAGGGCCAGTTACAACAAACACTGTTAGAAGGAAGCCCAAAGAAAGCAATTCGAGTAAATATAATCGacatttgaagaaaccTGACGGCGAGCCATTCAATAGGAAGGATATTCAGTTCAGTTTCATGCAAGAACTTTTGATGGATAAAAGACAAATTTTCACCAATGTTTTAAAGCCCTTATACAAGAACTCTATTGTGCCCATTAACATTGATGGCGATAAAGTATCAATCAATGTGACCGACAAAGAGTACGATGCAAGGACATTTGTGTTCAACGATAAATTGACGTTCGCGCAATTGTATGTATTGACAATAGCAACTTCTATCAAATGTTCCAAAATCCTCAGAGATAAACTGTTATTGGACCAACAAGTGGCATTTTCTACTTGTGTTTTAGCGTTATTGGTCAACATTGGCAGGTTGAACACCActataaatttttacttAGAAATGACGTCGCAATTGAGAACTTTCCACTCCGTGCCTGTTTTACAATTGCATGCCAATGATCCAAAACTTTTGCAAGATACACCTAGATTGAAATCTATTCTAAAAAATCTACCGTGGGGCAACGAGCAGCTTTCATTGATGGAAAACTACGAAAAGGTCGACAAAAATGATGGCGAAGTGGACATCGTTAATAAATTTAACATTATTAATATGCTATTTAGCATATGCGACAGTTTCAGCCTGATTGACAAAAGATTTCTATCTAAATATGTAGAAATTGAACCGAAAGATCGTGCGACGCGCAAAGCTCAAGAGCAAGACACGGTAGACGAACAGAatgaattgaaagaaacgGAAGGGgaggatgaaaaagaagaagcaaaagCAGCTGGTGCAGCGACATTGTTTGATATCCTAGACTTTTCGAAATACGAGCCAAAGGATAGGTCAGGCATATTGATTTGGCTGttatatattcatttgGAGACAAACCTAAGCCAGGAGGAGGTCGAAGAGTCAGTAAGATCTTTCAATGGATTAGAAGACGGTGCATCTTGTGGAAGGTTCACTTTGAGACGTACGGAACGCGATTACGATACGGACCCCGAAGACGAATTGAAGTTCGGAGCAAGCCAACGCATCAAGAGAAGAGAATTTATGAGCAAGATGGAGGAAGGTAGGAAGCGCGAACGTATCAATGCCACAGAGGTGAAAAAAGTCAACACCGATGACAAGAGTGAAGAGGACGATGAGGGAGAAGATATCAAGAGTGAAGAGACTGTAGAGGAAACCAGATCACTTTTAACGCCCACACCCATACTGGAATCCTCTTCACCCATGATATTGAACAGGAAAAAAGTGACACCGCAACTGCCCAAAGTAACAGCAGCGGGACCAACggaaacagaagaagaaatcgtCCCCGCGACCATTATTGACAAGAACGATCTAAATCTAAcaccattgaaaaagtacAATAGCTCAGCCACAGTAAACAAAGTCGACAAGCTAATATCACTGGACCTAAACAAGCACGTGTCAGAAAATGGTAAGACACAAGAGGAGTTTCTCGCcgacttgaaaaaatcccAGGTGCCCAACAGGTTGAAAAGACGCGATATCGGATTGatcaaaatattcaacGAATTTGAAGACATCCCTGTAGCGTCTGTGCTAGGGATACGTGgtaaaaagagaaagaaatttaaaGATAATTTGCTAGGATTCGAAACAGATTTCATGAAAAATCTCGGCGCCTCAAAGAAAGTACTTTTGAATAGGATCGAACATGCGGacattgatgatgaagaaggaacGGCTATGTTTAAGCTAGAGTAA
- a CDS encoding uncharacterized protein (similar to YFL012W): MSKIRPKRTIAHSSLDFCESSQFQNGGYIKVMELISHVVIERNYLPTATTDETRKQQNLELMVSESVCTSKKCRKNTNYISKDLTKKKPRLAKRDKIREWFKKHLLNEEIEILSHKKQLSSIDEDQFPSNILVGCSRELSKPESFQNFEKYKFFR; the protein is encoded by the coding sequence ATGTCCAAAATCAGACCAAAAAGAACCATTGCGCATTCTTCGTTAGATTTTTGTGAGAGTTCACAATTCCAAAATGGTGGCTACATCAAAGTAATGGAACTCATATCTCACGTTgtcattgaaagaaattatttacCCACCGCAACAACGGatgaaacaagaaaacagCAGAATCTTGAGCTGATGGTGAGTGAATCAGTTTGTACGTCCAAAAAATGCAGAAAGAACACGAACTATATATCAAAGGATCTcacaaagaaaaaaccaAGACTTGCCAAAAGAGACAAGATCCGCGAGTGGTTCAAAAAACATTTACTAAACGAAGAGATCGAAATTCTTTCTCATAAAAAACAATTGAGTAGTATTGATGAAGATCAGTTTCCTTCAAATATCCTTGTGGGATGTTCAAGAGAACTAAGTAAACCCGAatcatttcaaaattttgagaaatacaaattttttcgttaa
- the HXT10 gene encoding hexose transporter HXT10 (hexose transporter~similar to YFL011W), translating into MASPNVSVLETSAKASTSLSRKDEVKLTPEAREASLDIPYKPIIAYWTVMGLCLMIAFGGFIFGWDTGTISGFINQTDFKRRFGEVQRDGSFQLSDVRTGLIVGIFNIGCALGGLTLGRLGDIYGRKIGLMCVILVYVVGIVIQIASTDKWYQYFIGRIVSGMGVGGVAVLSPTLISEISPKHLRGTCVSFYQLMITLGIFLGYCTNYGTKKYSNSIQWRVPLGLCFAWAIFMVIGMVMVPESPRYLVKKGRYEEARRSLAKSNKVAVTDPGVIFEFDTIVANMELERAVGNASWHELFSNKGAILPRVIMGVIIQSLQQLTGCNYFFYYGTTIFNAVGMQDSFETSIVLGVVNFASTFVALYIVDKFGRRKCLLWGSASMAICFVIFASVGVTRLWPNGKDQPSSQSAGNVMIVFTCFFIFSFAITWAPIAYVIVAETYPIRVKNRAMAIAVGANWMWGFLIGFFTPFITRAIGFSYGYVFMGCLIFSYFYVFFFVCETKGLTLEEVNEMYEERIKPWKSGDWVPSSRRLAQSTSSTPLVVVDSK; encoded by the coding sequence ATGGCTAGTCCAAACGTTTCAGTCTTGGAGACTTCCGCTAAGGCATCCACTTCTCTAAGTAGAAAGGATGAAGTTAAACTAACTCCTGAAGCAAGGGAAGCTAGCTTGGATATTCCATACAAACCCATTATTGCATACTGGACAGTGATGGGCCTCTGTCTTATGATTGCCTTCGGTGGATTCATTTTTGGTTGGGATACAGGAACCATTTCAGGATTTATTAATCAAACAGATTTCAAGAGAAGGTTCGGTGAAGTACAGAGAGATGGCAGTTTTCAACTATCAGACGTCAGAACAGGGCTAATTGTTGGTATCTTCAACATAGGTTGTGCCCTAGGTGGCTTAACACTGGGACGCCTAGGCGACATTTATGGGCGTAAAATTGGCCTAATGTGCGTTATACTAGTATACGTTGTTGGTATCGTGATCCAGATTGCTTCTACTGACAAATGGTaccaatattttattgGCAGGATTGTTTCCGGCATGGGTGTTGGTGGTGTTGCTGTGTTGTCACCAACTTTGATTTCAGAGATTTCTCCAAAACACCTAAGAGGTACTTGTGTCTCTTTTTACCAGCTAATGATTACTCTTGGGATTTTCTTGGGCTACTGCACCAATTATGGTACAAAGAAATATTCCAATTCAATACAGTGGCGAGTCCCCTTAGGATTATGTTTTGCATGGGCGATCTTCATGGTAATTGGAATGGTTATGGTTCCGGAATCACCAAGATATTTAGTGAAAAAGGGTAGATACGAGGAAGCTAGAAGGTCTTTAGCCAAATCAAACAAGGTCGCAGTTACCGACCCAGGGGTTATTTTTGAGTTTGACACTATAGTTGCTAATATGGAATTAGAAAGGGCTGTTGGAAATGCTAGCTGGCATGAACTCTTTTCAAACAAAGGAGCCATTCTACCAAGGGTAATTATGGGAGTCATAATCCAGTCACTACAACAGCTTACTGGTTgcaattattttttttactatggTACAACCATTTTTAATGCCGTTGGAATGCAAGACTCTTTCGAGACTTCCATTGTCCTCGGGGTTGTTAATTTTGCATCAACCTTTGTTGCACTATACATAGTGGACAAGTTTGGGCGTCGGAAATGCTTATTGTGGGGGTCTGCCTCAATGGCAATTTGTTTTGTCATATTTGCCTCCGTCGGCGTTACCAGATTATGGCCAAATGGGAAAGACCAACCTTCATCACAAAGCGCTGGTAATGTTATGATAGTCTTTACctgtttcttcattttctcttttgctATTACTTGGGCTCCTATCGCCTACGTCATCGTGGCAGAAACTTATCCAATAAGAGTCAAGAACCGCGCCATGGCTATTGCTGTTGGTGCAAACTGGATGTGGGGTTTCCTGATTGGGTTTTTCACACCCTTTATCACTAGAGCCATAGGTTTCTCTTATGGCTATGTTTTCATGGGTTGTTTGATCTTTTCGTACTTCtacgttttcttcttcgtttgTGAAACAAAAGGATTGACTCTAGAGGAAGTTAATGAAATGTACGAGGAAAGAATAAAGCCATGGAAATCTGGGGACTGGGTCCCAAGTTCTAGAAGATTAGCACAATCAACAAGCAGTACACCATTAGTCGTTGTTGATAgtaaataa
- the WWM1 gene encoding Wwm1p (similar to YFL010C) gives MAQSKSNPPQVPSGWKAVFDDEYQTWFYVDLSTNSSQWEPPRGTTWPRPKGPPPGVNNEKGSRQQADQAPPPYSSQSTPQPQSQPRTQAQQSRYYQPQQPQYPQYPQQQRYYPQQVPMPAAAPQQAYYGAAPSTSKSSGHGGAMMGGLLGVGAGLLGGAMLEHAFDDHDYDAPDNVVVENNYYGDDAGGFDGGFDGGFDGGDF, from the coding sequence ATGGCTCAAAGTAAAAGTAATCCTCCCCAAGTGCCTTCTGGCTGGAAGGCTGTTTTTGACGATGAATACCAAACTTGGTTTTATGTAGATTTGTCTACAAACAGCTCTCAGTGGGAGCCACCAAGGGGAACAACATGGCCAAGACCTAAAGGCCCTCCTCCAGGTGTTAACAATGAGAAGGGTTCCCGTCAACAGGCAGATCAAGCTCCTCCACCTTATTCCTCTCAATCAACACCACAACCACAATCACAACCACGAACCCAAGCACAGCAATCCCGCTACTATCAGCCCCAACAGCCCCAGTATCCTCAATACCCTCAACAACAGCGTTACTATCCGCAACAAGTCCCCATGCCAGCAGCAGCACCACAGCAAGCGTACTATGGAGCTGCTCCAAGCACCAGTAAAAGTAGCGGACATGGCGGTGCCATGATGGGTGGTTTACTTGGTGTTGGTGCTGGTCTGTTAGGTGGAGCCATGTTGGAACACGCATTTGACGACCACGACTATGACGCGCCAGACAACGTCGTTGTTGAGAACAATTACTACGGTGACGACGCCGGTGGGTTCGATGGTGGATTCGATGGTGGGTTTGACGGTGGTGATTTTTAA
- the CDC4 gene encoding SCF ubiquitin ligase complex subunit CDC4 (F-box protein required for both the G1/S and G2/M phase transitions~similar to YFL009W): protein MGSFPLAEFPLRDIPVPYSYRVSGDIASSGCVSALVTAAGTHRSSATAKTVDVQNGEEDMDELQRKRATGSGESTPEHSGFKRVKHSNHKSFHPVNLQNTGAPSMDNDGMRNLSDISNDAEKLLMPTDDISAAPPTLGVSMGVASHNIAAPTAANAATIAGSDPNSNVSTAMNNPMEEGALPLSPTASSPGTTTPLAKTTKIINNSNNIVDLIESKDSIISPEYLSDEIFTAINNNLPHAYFKNLLFRLVANMDRSELSDLGTLIKDNLKRDLITSLPFEISLKIFNYLQFEDIINSLGVSQNWNKIIRKSTSLWKKLLISENFVSPKGLNSLNLKLSQKYPKLSQQDRLRLSFLENIFILKNWYNPKFVPQRTTLRGHMTSVITCLQFEDNYVITGADDKMIRVYDSINKKFLLQLSGHDGGVWALKYAHGGILVSGSTDRTVRVWDIKKGCCTHVFKGHNSTVRCLDIVEYKNIKYIVTGSRDNTLHVWKLPKESSATDHGDEHDYPLVFHTPEENPYFVGVLRGHMASVRTVSGHGNIVVSGSYDNTLIVWDVAQMKCLYILSGHTDRIYSTIYDHERKRCISASMDTTIRIWDLENIWNNGECSYATNSASPCAKILGAMYTLQGHTALVGLLRLSDKFLVSAAADGSIRGWDANDYSRKFSYHHTNLSAITTFYVSDNILVSGSENQFNIYNLRSGKLVHANILKDADQIWSVNFKGKTLVAAVEKDGQSFLEILDFSKASKINYVSNPVNSSSSSLESISTLGLTRTTIIP from the coding sequence ATGGGGTCGTTTCCCTTAGCTGAGTTTCCATTACGTGACATTCCTGTTCCTTATAGCTACCGTGTGTCTGGCGACATAGCATCTTCTGGTTGTGTTAGTGCGCTTGTTACTGCCGCTGGCACTCATCGAAGCTCTGCGACGGCTAAGACAGTTGATGTACAAAatggtgaagaagatatgGATGAGTTACAGAGGAAAAGAGCAACTGGTTCTGGCGAATCCACTCCCGAACACAGCGGCTTCAAAAGAGTAAAGCATAGCAATCACAAAAGCTTTCATCCAGTTAACTTACAGAACACTGGAGCACCATCTATGGATAATGATGGTATGCGCAATTTATCAGACATATCCAATGACGCAGAAAAACTTCTGATGCCCACGGATGACATTTCGGCTGCACCTCCTACGTTAGGTGTAAGCATGGGAGTAGCATCTCATAATATTGCTGCTCCCACCGCCGCTAATGCGGCAACAATAGCTGGTAGTGACCCTAATAGCAATGTTAGTACTGCTATGAATAACCCTATGGAAGAAGGAGCCCTGCCGTTATCACCCACCGCTTCCTCTCCAGGTACCACAACCCCTTTAGCTAAAACTACgaaaattatcaacaaCAGTAATAATATCGTCGATTTGATAGAGTCTAAAGATTCTATCATCTCTCCTGAATACCTTTctgatgaaattttcaccgcaataaataataacctACCTCACGCatacttcaaaaatttgttatTCAGATTAGTCGCCAATATGGATAGGAGTGAACTATCCGACTTAGGGACTTTAATCAAGGATAATCTAAAGAGAGATCTAATAACGTCTTTGCCTTTTGAAAtaagtttgaaaattttcaactaTTTGCAATTTGAGGATATTATAAATTCACTTGGGGTCTCCCAGAATTGGAATAAGATAATTAGAAAATCTACATCATTGTGGAAAAAACTTCTGATATCGGAGAATTTTGTAAGCCCAAAGGGTTTAAATTCTCTTAATCTCAAATTGTCCCAAAAATACCCAAAACTCTCACAACAAGATCGCCTTAGATTGTCTTTTCTGGAGAATATATTCATTCTGAAGAATTGGTATAATCCTAAATTTGTACCACAAAGAACTACTTTAAGAGGCCATATGACGAGTGTTATTACGTGCTTGCAATTTGAAGATAATTATGTCATTACAGGGGCAGATGATAAAATGATCAGAGTCTATGACTcgataaataaaaaatttcttctgcaACTATCAGGCCACGATGGTGGGGTTTGGGCTTTGAAGTATGCCCATGGTGGTATCTTAGTCAGTGGTTCTACCGATAGAACAGTACGGGTTTGGGATATTAAGAAAGGCTGTTGTACCCATGTGTTTAAAGGTCATAACTCCACGGTGAGGTGCCTCGATATAGtggaatataaaaatatcaagtaTATTGTTACTGGTTCGAGAGATAATACTTTACACGTCTGGAAATTGCCCAAGGAATCCTCTGCTACTGATCATGGGGATGAGCATGATTATCCATTAGTCTTTCACACTCCCGAGGAGAATCCATATTTTGTAGGTGTTCTAAGAGGACATATGGCGTCTGTAAGAACTGTCTCAGGTCACGGTAATATTGTCGTTAGTGGCTCCTATGATAACACACTGATTGTGTGGGACGTTGCGCAAATGAAATGCCTATATATTTTAAGTGGGCATACAGATCGTATTTATTCGACAATCTACGATcatgaaaggaaaaggtGCATCTCTGCCAGTATGGACACTACCATTAGAATTTGggatttggaaaatatttggaATAATGGAGAATGTTCCTACGCAACAAACTCTGCATCTCCATGTGCCAAGATACTGGGTGCCATGTACACCTTGCAGGGCCATACAGCCCTGGTTGGTTTATTAAGGCTATCCGATAAATTTTTGGTCAGTGCCGCTGCAGACGGTTCAATAAGGGGTTGGGATGCAAACGACTACTctagaaaattttcctaCCATCATACCAACTTGAGTGCAATTACCACATTTTACGTATCCGATAATATTTTAGTGAGTGGATCGGAGAATCAGTTTAATATTTATAATCTACGCAGTGGGAAACTTGTCCATGCAAATATTCTAAAAGATGCTGACCAGATTTGGTCGGTTAATTTTAAGGGCAAAACACTTGTTGCGGCTGTCGAAAAAGATGGGCAGAGTTTTTTAGAAATTCTGGACTTCAGTAAAGCTTCAAAAATTAACTACGTTAGCAATCCAGTAAACtcgtcgtcatcatccTTGGAATCCATTTCTACTTTGGGACTAACAAGGACAACTATAATACCATGA